In the Actinomycetota bacterium genome, CAGTTGCGGAGATGCTCGGCAGCGGTGGGGATCTAGGACGCATCGTCGGCGCGATGCAGCGGACGGGATCGTTCACCTACTCCCGCGATGTGGCTCGTGGGTATGCCGACCAGGCCCTCAAATCGCTCCAGCCCATTGCGGACTCGCCCCACCGGCGCGCGCTGGAGGACCTGGTGGAGTTCGTCCTTCAGCGGATGCCGGTCTCGCCGGCCGCCTGAACGACGCCCCTGGCCGGGACCCGGAGGGGGACCGCCTCCAACTGAGGCAGCAGGGCGTCCGGCACGAGGCCCACGACCTCGGCCTCCACGATCTGCAGTCCTGCGTCGCGAGCAAGCTCGCTCGCTCGCTGGAACGCGAGCAGGGGACCGGTCGCATGCGGCTCGACCAGGTTCATCGACACCTGGACGAGACCGCGTGAGTCCAGGGCGAGGCCCAGGGCGCGGACCCCGGGCAGCGACCGGCTCCCGCCCGAGCTGGACCTCATCGTGGCCGCGACCTGCCTGGCTGCCTCCACAGGCCCCCGGAGGTTGACGTTGAAGGCGACCAGCGGCGGCCTTGCTCCCACGCAGACAACTCCCGCGGACGGGTGGGGCTTGAGGGGGCCGAGGTCCGGCGCCACCCCCGCGGCGATCTGCCTGCGCAGGTCCGGCAGCGATCTGCGTCCTGGGTGTGCGGCCCCATACAGGTAGACCGGCAGCCTCAGCCCGAGTGCCAGCTCCGAGGCCGCCTCGGCCGCCAGTCCGCGCGCGAGCTCTTCCTCGGAGTCCTGGACGAAGGGCAGAACGTCCAGGACGCCGGTCGTGGGATGTACTCCCCGGTGCGTGCGGAGGTCGAGCACCTCCACAGCACGCTTAGCCATATCCAGGCACGCCGTCAGGAGGGCGTTTCTCGACGTGCCATAAGTGAGGACGCTGCGGTTGTGGTCGGCGTCCGTGTGCAGGTCCAGCAACGGTGGACCGGGGCCCGCGATGCGCGAGACGACGATCGAGTCGCGGCCCTCGGCGAGGTTG is a window encoding:
- a CDS encoding glutamate formiminotransferase, with product MLIAAPNLAEGRDSIVVSRIAGPGPPLLDLHTDADHNRSVLTYGTSRNALLTACLDMAKRAVEVLDLRTHRGVHPTTGVLDVLPFVQDSEEELARGLAAEAASELALGLRLPVYLYGAAHPGRRSLPDLRRQIAAGVAPDLGPLKPHPSAGVVCVGARPPLVAFNVNLRGPVEAARQVAATMRSSSGGSRSLPGVRALGLALDSRGLVQVSMNLVEPHATGPLLAFQRASELARDAGLQIVEAEVVGLVPDALLPQLEAVPLRVPARGVVQAAGETGIR